From the genome of Candidatus Hadarchaeales archaeon, one region includes:
- the amrS gene encoding AmmeMemoRadiSam system radical SAM enzyme, with protein MKVEAKFWEKMSGKKVRCFLCARRCEIADGKTGVCRARINEDGKMFSLVYGSIVSMAVDPIEKKPLYHFWPGSDVFSIAAPGCNFFCKHCQNWEISQASIFDIPCEEIPPERLVDMTEESGSSGIAHTYTEPTLWSEYAIDVGKIAHKRNLYNVYVTNGFMTIEALEEIGKYIDAANVDVKAFSEDFYRRICGVTSIQPVLESCEWMVEHGVHLEITYLIIPGENDGREEIEKFSRWVVEKLGENVPVHFSRFYPHFKMTDKPPTPVETLEMAVEIARKAGVKFVYIGNVPGHEFDNTYCPSCGGLLIERRGFYITEYRVRNGKCPDCGEKIPIVGRYLKR; from the coding sequence ATGAAGGTTGAAGCGAAATTCTGGGAGAAAATGTCCGGAAAGAAAGTCCGATGTTTTCTCTGTGCGAGAAGATGCGAGATTGCAGATGGGAAAACAGGCGTGTGCAGGGCGAGAATAAACGAGGATGGAAAGATGTTCTCGCTCGTTTACGGCTCGATCGTCTCGATGGCCGTAGATCCGATAGAGAAAAAACCGCTTTATCATTTTTGGCCCGGAAGCGATGTCTTTTCAATAGCGGCTCCCGGCTGCAACTTCTTCTGCAAGCACTGTCAGAACTGGGAAATTTCGCAGGCCAGCATATTCGACATTCCATGTGAGGAGATTCCTCCAGAGAGGCTCGTTGACATGACAGAGGAAAGCGGTTCTTCCGGTATCGCTCATACTTACACGGAGCCAACGCTTTGGTCTGAGTACGCGATCGATGTCGGGAAAATCGCTCACAAGAGAAATCTTTACAACGTTTATGTTACGAACGGCTTCATGACGATTGAAGCTCTGGAAGAAATAGGTAAATACATCGACGCTGCAAACGTCGATGTAAAAGCCTTTTCTGAAGATTTTTACCGCAGGATTTGTGGGGTTACAAGCATACAACCTGTGCTCGAATCTTGCGAATGGATGGTCGAACATGGGGTTCATCTTGAGATCACATATCTCATAATTCCGGGAGAAAATGATGGACGTGAAGAGATAGAAAAATTCAGCAGATGGGTGGTTGAAAAACTCGGCGAAAATGTGCCGGTTCACTTCAGCAGATTTTATCCACACTTCAAAATGACGGACAAACCCCCAACACCGGTGGAGACGCTAGAGATGGCCGTTGAAATCGCGAGGAAAGCCGGTGTGAAGTTCGTGTACATCGGAAATGTTCCGGGCCACGAGTTCGACAACACATACTGTCCAAGCTGTGGAGGTCTGCTAATCGAGAGGCGCGGCTTCTACATAACCGAGTATAGAGTGAGAAACGGAAAGTGTCCGGACTGCGGGGAAAAAATCCCGATCGTTGGAAGATATTTAAAACGATGA
- a CDS encoding glycosyltransferase family 4 protein, giving the protein MRIGVLSWESLYTLQVGGLGVVATRLCEELAKAGHEVYMFTRGAPGQPSYMYINGVNYYICEFDPGMNCVQFAYNMSMSMVKTLREVEKYEGKFDIIHGHDWMVVDALDKLKKEGYPAVLTFHSTEYGRNGSKFGDWWEFREISKKEWWGGQISDVVTTVSNAMKGELNWLYKIPMNKIEVIPNAVDPAKYQLNVDPAEVKKRYGIDPSSPVIHFVGRMEYQKGPDLLVEAIPKVLEAHPQARFIFSGSGGMKGYLEQRARELGISHATRFLGFVPYREFLEILNACDIVCLPSRNEPFGIALLEAWAAGKPVVATDVGGLGENIENFVDGVKVFPWPESIAWGINYLLESADGREFVARGGREKVKKFSWANSLAKLLKVYERVLG; this is encoded by the coding sequence ATGAGAATAGGGGTATTGAGCTGGGAATCCCTTTACACGCTGCAGGTTGGAGGACTGGGAGTAGTCGCGACAAGGCTCTGCGAAGAGCTGGCAAAAGCCGGCCACGAGGTTTACATGTTCACGCGTGGAGCTCCCGGACAACCGAGCTACATGTACATAAACGGCGTGAACTATTACATCTGCGAATTTGATCCCGGTATGAACTGTGTGCAGTTTGCATATAACATGTCCATGTCGATGGTGAAAACTCTCCGGGAGGTCGAGAAATATGAGGGCAAGTTTGACATAATTCACGGACATGACTGGATGGTTGTCGATGCGCTAGATAAACTCAAGAAAGAGGGATATCCCGCCGTGCTTACTTTCCATTCCACAGAATACGGAAGAAATGGTTCAAAGTTTGGTGATTGGTGGGAATTCCGTGAAATCTCGAAGAAAGAGTGGTGGGGTGGACAGATCTCGGATGTGGTGACTACCGTCTCGAACGCGATGAAAGGCGAGTTGAACTGGTTATATAAAATTCCTATGAACAAAATCGAAGTAATACCTAATGCCGTCGATCCGGCAAAGTATCAGCTAAACGTAGATCCGGCTGAAGTCAAAAAGAGATACGGAATAGATCCCTCCTCTCCCGTGATTCACTTTGTGGGCAGAATGGAATATCAGAAAGGACCGGATCTTCTCGTCGAGGCAATACCGAAAGTCTTAGAGGCCCATCCCCAAGCTAGATTCATATTTTCCGGGAGCGGTGGCATGAAGGGCTACCTCGAGCAGAGGGCCAGAGAACTGGGAATTTCGCATGCCACCAGATTTCTCGGTTTTGTTCCTTATCGCGAGTTTCTAGAAATATTGAACGCCTGCGATATCGTTTGCTTGCCGAGCAGAAACGAGCCATTTGGGATAGCTCTCCTCGAAGCTTGGGCGGCCGGTAAGCCTGTTGTTGCAACGGATGTTGGGGGTTTGGGAGAGAATATAGAAAACTTTGTAGATGGTGTAAAAGTATTTCCATGGCCTGAGTCTATTGCTTGGGGGATAAACTATCTGCTCGAGTCTGCAGACGGAAGGGAATTTGTGGCTCGTGGTGGAAGAGAAAAAGTTAAAAAGTTTTCATGGGCTAACTCTCTCGCTAAATTGCTCAAGGTCTATGAAAGAGTGCTCGGTTGA
- the malQ gene encoding 4-alpha-glucanotransferase, which yields MLKRGSGIVLHVSSLPAEFGVGDFGSKCLEFLDFLAEAGQRIWQVLPLTPTDPSTGNSPYVSSSLFAGNELLVSPELLARDGLLDLSQISYLPHGPVDYQTVTDLKRKILDKAFSNFGEKKELEEFAGQNSYWLEDYALFTVLKRKFGTEWSRWPKEVRERNWKVLQSIRLEKQKEIKRVIFGQYIFFKQWEEIRRRCKELGIKILGDIPIYPAYDSCDVWAHPELFKLDERLLPTHISGVPPDYFSPTGQLWGTPVYRWSEHEKDGFAWWLSRVEHALKLFDLVRIDHFRGLVAYWEVEAGQTTAINGRWVPAPAEKLLSRVKQKFPEMPFVAEDLGVITSDVVEVIKKFNLPGMRVLIFGFGDDFPESIHLPHRFDEHCLAYTGTHDTNTVRGWFENEANPQVRSRVFHYLRKEVKSDELPFEFIKLVMFSRALVSMIPAQDLLGLGSEARMNVPGTASGNWRWRLLPGQLTRELAKKLRELTESAGRTG from the coding sequence ATGCTGAAGAGAGGAAGTGGAATTGTTTTACACGTATCTTCCTTACCTGCAGAATTTGGTGTGGGAGATTTTGGCTCCAAATGCCTAGAATTTCTGGATTTCTTAGCCGAGGCCGGTCAGAGGATTTGGCAGGTTTTGCCGCTTACGCCAACAGATCCATCAACAGGGAATTCGCCGTACGTGAGCAGTTCCCTCTTTGCAGGAAATGAGCTTTTAGTTAGTCCAGAACTTTTGGCTCGCGATGGTCTTCTAGATCTCTCACAAATCTCCTATTTACCACACGGACCAGTCGACTATCAGACCGTCACAGATTTAAAGAGGAAAATCTTAGATAAGGCTTTCTCGAATTTTGGCGAAAAGAAGGAACTGGAAGAATTTGCTGGACAGAACTCCTACTGGTTGGAAGATTATGCGCTTTTCACGGTTCTCAAGCGGAAATTCGGGACTGAATGGAGCAGATGGCCAAAGGAAGTTAGAGAGAGAAACTGGAAGGTTCTTCAAAGCATTAGACTCGAAAAACAGAAAGAAATAAAACGCGTGATTTTCGGTCAGTACATTTTCTTCAAGCAATGGGAAGAAATTAGGCGAAGGTGTAAAGAATTAGGGATAAAGATTTTAGGAGACATACCTATATATCCCGCATACGATAGCTGCGATGTCTGGGCTCATCCGGAACTCTTCAAACTTGACGAGAGGCTGCTGCCTACGCACATTTCTGGTGTTCCTCCAGATTATTTTTCCCCGACCGGACAACTTTGGGGAACTCCCGTCTATAGGTGGTCGGAACACGAGAAAGATGGTTTCGCCTGGTGGTTATCTAGAGTAGAGCATGCCTTGAAACTCTTTGATTTGGTCAGAATAGATCACTTTAGGGGTTTGGTGGCGTACTGGGAAGTAGAAGCTGGACAGACGACAGCGATCAACGGCAGATGGGTCCCAGCTCCAGCAGAGAAACTTCTCAGTCGTGTCAAACAGAAATTCCCTGAAATGCCGTTTGTAGCTGAGGATCTGGGCGTGATAACCTCAGATGTCGTTGAGGTCATTAAAAAATTCAACTTACCCGGGATGAGAGTCCTGATCTTTGGATTCGGTGACGATTTTCCAGAGAGCATTCATTTACCTCACCGCTTTGACGAACACTGTTTGGCGTACACGGGGACCCACGATACGAACACCGTTCGAGGCTGGTTTGAGAATGAAGCGAATCCTCAAGTTAGGAGCAGAGTTTTCCATTACTTGAGAAAGGAAGTAAAATCAGATGAGCTCCCCTTCGAGTTCATCAAATTGGTCATGTTTTCCAGAGCTCTAGTCTCAATGATTCCTGCCCAAGATCTGCTTGGACTCGGAAGCGAGGCGAGAATGAACGTTCCCGGAACGGCGAGCGGAAATTGGAGGTGGAGGCTTTTACCTGGACAGCTGACGAGAGAACTTGCAAAGAAACTTAGAGAGCTAACCGAATCTGCAGGCAGAACGGGTTAA
- the gatA gene encoding Asp-tRNA(Asn)/Glu-tRNA(Gln) amidotransferase subunit GatA — MGRTLEKLEKIRNGEISAEENVLEFLERIEKLNGKINAFIEINPNAIEEARKIDEKIKRGEKIGKLAGLAIAVKSNINVLGLRATCASKTLEDYVCPYDAEVIKRIKREDGIIIGMTNMDEFACGSSGESSAFGPTDNPSAPGRIPGGSSSGSAAAVAAEFCDLALGTDTGGSIRNPASHCGIVGIKPTYGLVPRHGLIDLGMSLDQIGPLATDVDGAALLLEVMAGKNEKECMMLDVKKVQYLGKLTDDIKGMKIGVSEKFRLLTDERIMEVIDGAVERLRDLGAEIVEVDLPNLEKALPAYYLIVSVEFFSATRKFDGRKYGKRIEEVCGEEVLRRIRRGSYISRKEYRGKYYQRALQVRTIIKEELMRVLSNVDVIVGPTVPKLPHRLGTKLAPMEMYSYDYLTVPANLAGICGGVVKVGEVDGIPVGLQVQGKPLGELDVFRVLKALEGSND; from the coding sequence TTGGGTAGAACGCTAGAGAAGTTGGAAAAAATTAGGAATGGGGAGATCTCTGCCGAGGAAAATGTTCTAGAATTCCTCGAGAGGATTGAAAAGCTAAACGGAAAAATAAACGCGTTCATAGAAATCAACCCAAATGCCATTGAAGAGGCTAGGAAAATCGACGAAAAAATAAAAAGAGGTGAAAAGATCGGTAAACTGGCCGGGCTGGCGATAGCCGTCAAATCAAACATAAATGTTTTGGGTCTCAGAGCAACATGCGCATCGAAAACGCTTGAGGATTACGTCTGTCCCTACGATGCGGAGGTCATCAAAAGAATCAAGAGAGAGGATGGGATCATCATAGGGATGACCAACATGGATGAGTTCGCCTGCGGATCGAGCGGAGAAAGCAGCGCATTCGGTCCGACAGATAACCCCTCAGCACCCGGCAGGATACCCGGAGGATCGAGCAGCGGGAGTGCAGCGGCGGTTGCGGCGGAATTCTGCGATCTGGCCCTCGGGACAGACACTGGCGGATCAATAAGAAATCCCGCAAGCCACTGTGGAATCGTTGGGATAAAGCCAACGTATGGACTGGTTCCCAGACATGGCTTGATAGATCTGGGCATGAGTCTCGATCAAATAGGACCGCTCGCTACTGACGTCGACGGGGCCGCGCTTCTTCTGGAAGTCATGGCAGGAAAAAATGAGAAAGAATGTATGATGCTCGATGTCAAAAAAGTTCAATATTTGGGAAAGTTGACTGACGACATAAAAGGCATGAAAATCGGCGTGAGTGAAAAATTCCGCCTTCTCACGGATGAGCGGATAATGGAAGTCATCGATGGAGCAGTTGAAAGGTTAAGAGATCTCGGAGCGGAAATCGTAGAGGTAGACCTTCCAAATCTCGAGAAAGCTTTACCGGCATATTATCTCATCGTCTCCGTCGAATTTTTTTCGGCTACTAGGAAGTTTGACGGAAGAAAGTACGGAAAAAGAATAGAAGAAGTCTGCGGCGAGGAAGTTTTACGAAGGATAAGACGCGGTTCATACATAAGTCGCAAGGAATACCGGGGGAAATACTACCAGCGGGCTCTTCAAGTCAGAACGATAATAAAAGAAGAGCTGATGCGCGTTCTCAGTAATGTTGACGTGATCGTTGGCCCGACTGTTCCAAAACTTCCACATAGACTCGGAACCAAACTTGCGCCAATGGAGATGTATAGCTACGACTATCTGACGGTTCCGGCAAATTTAGCCGGAATATGCGGAGGTGTTGTGAAAGTAGGAGAAGTAGACGGAATACCAGTGGGCCTACAGGTTCAAGGAAAACCCCTCGGCGAACTTGATGTCTTTCGGGTTCTTAAAGCACTTGAAGGATCAAACGATTAA
- the glmM gene encoding phosphoglucosamine mutase, with product MGKLFGTFGVRGIVNRELTPELAYKLGLALATHLGGTGTVAIGRDNRTSGEMFEQAVAAGLMAGGCDVLRLGLTPTPVLSFAVRYFSCDAGVIITASHNPAEYNGIKFLGSDGAGFERERETEIEKIVEENGKTVSWEKCGKSSTADAIEPYVRNLLTKIPKFERKLKVVVDCGNAVGALVTPYILRDLGCEVISMNSQLDGTFPARKLEPVPENLGELSKAVVACEADVGIAHDGDADRTAIVDENGEILMGDRTFAIAALHYLRGRRNPKIITTVATSSVIDDVAERLGGSVVRTKVGEPEIVGEYKRNGGDIGGEENGGVLFFDWTPCRDGIMTAVQFIAELAESGLKVSELNNTLPKYYQVKMRIECPHELKQKVMEVLRNKFSGERICTIDGVRVDFEDGWFIVRPSGTEPIFRCFAEAKTPERAKELAEIGMRELKSCLSGL from the coding sequence ATGGGAAAGCTGTTCGGAACCTTTGGGGTCAGAGGAATCGTGAACCGTGAGCTCACGCCAGAACTCGCATACAAACTCGGTCTCGCCTTAGCCACCCACTTGGGAGGAACCGGAACTGTTGCGATCGGGAGAGATAACAGAACTTCGGGAGAGATGTTCGAGCAAGCAGTCGCAGCAGGTCTTATGGCTGGTGGTTGTGATGTTCTCAGACTAGGACTAACGCCCACCCCCGTTCTTTCTTTTGCTGTCAGATACTTCTCCTGTGATGCTGGAGTTATCATAACGGCATCGCACAACCCGGCGGAATACAATGGGATAAAATTCTTGGGCTCTGACGGAGCAGGTTTCGAAAGAGAACGCGAAACGGAGATAGAAAAAATCGTTGAGGAAAACGGAAAAACTGTGAGCTGGGAAAAATGTGGAAAAAGCTCCACGGCCGACGCTATTGAGCCCTATGTCCGGAATCTTCTGACCAAAATCCCAAAATTTGAGAGAAAGCTGAAAGTCGTCGTTGATTGCGGAAACGCTGTCGGCGCTCTGGTCACTCCATACATCCTGAGGGATCTTGGATGTGAAGTTATCTCCATGAATTCCCAGCTCGATGGAACATTTCCAGCGAGAAAACTCGAACCAGTTCCGGAAAATCTGGGAGAACTGTCAAAAGCAGTCGTGGCGTGTGAGGCCGACGTTGGAATCGCGCATGATGGAGACGCTGACAGGACGGCGATCGTGGACGAAAATGGAGAAATTTTGATGGGCGATAGAACCTTCGCCATTGCCGCACTTCACTATCTGCGCGGGAGAAGAAATCCTAAAATAATCACCACGGTGGCAACGAGCTCCGTTATTGACGATGTAGCGGAGAGACTTGGTGGTAGCGTCGTGAGAACTAAGGTTGGAGAGCCGGAAATCGTGGGAGAATACAAAAGAAATGGTGGAGATATCGGAGGGGAAGAAAACGGTGGTGTTCTTTTCTTTGACTGGACTCCCTGTCGGGATGGAATAATGACTGCTGTCCAATTCATCGCCGAGCTGGCAGAAAGCGGTCTAAAAGTTTCTGAGCTAAACAACACACTCCCGAAATACTACCAAGTAAAGATGAGGATCGAGTGTCCGCATGAACTAAAACAAAAGGTCATGGAAGTCCTCCGAAATAAATTCTCTGGAGAAAGGATATGCACGATTGACGGTGTTAGAGTGGATTTCGAAGATGGATGGTTCATCGTCAGACCATCCGGCACAGAGCCGATATTCAGATGCTTTGCTGAAGCCAAGACTCCAGAGAGAGCAAAAGAACTGGCAGAAATCGGAATGAGAGAATTAAAGTCGTGCCTTAGTGGACTGTAA
- the glgB gene encoding 1,4-alpha-glucan branching protein GlgB, with amino-acid sequence MKECSVEKMATVRHDVSRFTDYDIYLFKQGNHFKIYDKLGCHLMEADGEKGAYFAVWAPNAERVSVIGDFNGWKPGIHPLAPRWDASGIWEGFIPGVKKGDLYKYHIESKFGYKADKADPVGFYHEVPPKTASIVWDLDYKWGDDDWMRERSKKNSLDAPIAIYEVHLGSWRRVPEDGNRFLTYRESAKLLADYVEDMGFTHVELLPVMEHPLYGSWGYEITGYFAPTSRYGTPQDFMFFVDYLHQRGIGVFLDWVPSHFPMDGHGLYFFDGTHLYEHADPRKGIHPDWKTAIFNYGRYEVRNFLISSALFWLDKYHADGLRIDAVASMLYLDYSRRNGEWIPNEYGGKENLEAIYLIRRLNEIVYSSFPDVQMIAEESTAWPMVTRPTYVGGLGFGMKWKMGWMHDTLFYFSKDPIYRKYHHDQLTFSMWYAYTENFILPLSHDEVVHGKRSLLEKMPGDDWQKFANLRLLYAYMYSHPGKKLLFMGGEFGQRREWNHEESLDWHLLQYESHAGVQRWVRDLNKFYRSEPAMHELDFDLQGFEWIDFSDWEKSIISYIRKGKSTEDIILVVLNFTPVPRYDYRVGVPRGGFWEEKLNSDAKEYWGSGVGNLGRVQAEETPFHGRQYSVRLTLPPLAAIFLKSSG; translated from the coding sequence ATGAAAGAGTGCTCGGTTGAGAAAATGGCAACCGTGAGGCACGACGTCAGCCGCTTCACGGATTACGACATCTATCTCTTCAAGCAAGGAAATCATTTCAAGATATACGACAAACTTGGATGTCATCTGATGGAAGCAGACGGAGAAAAAGGTGCATACTTTGCTGTTTGGGCACCAAATGCTGAAAGGGTTTCCGTAATTGGAGATTTTAACGGTTGGAAGCCGGGCATCCATCCGCTAGCTCCGCGCTGGGATGCATCAGGGATCTGGGAAGGGTTCATTCCAGGTGTTAAGAAAGGCGATCTCTACAAATATCACATTGAGTCAAAGTTCGGTTATAAAGCAGACAAGGCGGATCCGGTAGGTTTTTACCATGAGGTTCCGCCGAAAACCGCCTCGATAGTTTGGGATCTTGACTACAAGTGGGGTGATGATGACTGGATGAGGGAGAGAAGTAAGAAGAACTCGTTGGATGCCCCGATTGCGATTTACGAGGTTCATTTGGGTTCTTGGAGACGAGTTCCGGAGGATGGCAACAGATTTCTGACCTACAGAGAGTCTGCCAAACTTCTTGCCGATTATGTCGAGGACATGGGCTTCACTCACGTTGAACTTCTTCCAGTAATGGAGCACCCACTCTATGGCTCTTGGGGATATGAAATCACTGGTTATTTTGCTCCGACATCGAGGTACGGAACACCACAAGATTTCATGTTTTTTGTGGATTATCTCCACCAGCGCGGTATAGGAGTATTTTTGGATTGGGTTCCCTCTCACTTTCCGATGGACGGCCATGGTCTCTATTTCTTCGACGGAACACATCTCTATGAGCACGCAGATCCGAGAAAAGGGATTCATCCAGACTGGAAGACGGCAATCTTCAACTATGGTAGATATGAAGTGAGAAACTTTCTCATAAGCAGCGCTCTTTTCTGGCTTGACAAATATCACGCTGATGGTCTGAGAATAGACGCCGTGGCGTCCATGCTTTATTTGGATTACTCCCGCAGAAACGGTGAGTGGATTCCAAATGAGTACGGGGGTAAAGAAAACCTAGAAGCGATATATCTCATCAGAAGATTGAATGAAATTGTTTACTCGAGCTTTCCAGATGTCCAGATGATTGCGGAGGAGTCAACCGCTTGGCCGATGGTCACCAGACCAACTTATGTTGGCGGTTTAGGCTTCGGAATGAAGTGGAAAATGGGTTGGATGCATGACACTCTCTTCTATTTCTCAAAGGATCCAATCTATCGAAAATATCATCACGACCAGCTTACTTTCAGCATGTGGTATGCTTATACGGAGAATTTCATCCTTCCGCTTTCTCACGACGAAGTGGTTCACGGGAAGAGATCTCTTCTAGAGAAGATGCCGGGAGATGATTGGCAAAAGTTTGCCAATCTGAGGCTTCTCTATGCCTACATGTATTCCCATCCAGGAAAGAAGCTTCTTTTCATGGGAGGGGAGTTTGGTCAGAGACGGGAATGGAACCATGAAGAGAGTTTGGACTGGCATCTCCTTCAATATGAGAGTCATGCGGGAGTCCAGCGATGGGTCAGAGATCTCAACAAATTTTACAGATCTGAGCCAGCGATGCACGAGTTGGATTTTGACCTCCAAGGATTTGAATGGATAGATTTCAGTGACTGGGAGAAAAGCATAATATCATACATCAGAAAGGGAAAATCTACAGAAGACATAATACTGGTGGTTCTCAATTTCACTCCCGTTCCTAGGTATGATTACCGGGTGGGTGTTCCGAGAGGAGGTTTCTGGGAAGAAAAGCTGAACAGCGACGCGAAAGAGTATTGGGGTTCTGGAGTTGGCAACCTTGGAAGGGTTCAGGCCGAAGAGACCCCATTTCACGGAAGACAATATTCTGTGCGTCTGACCCTTCCTCCGCTTGCTGCGATTTTCCTAAAATCTTCAGGGTGA
- a CDS encoding DUF3536 domain-containing protein, producing the protein MKYICIHGHFYQPPRENPWLEEVETQTSAYPYHDWNDKINSECYAPNAFARFIDGDFVSNYEFMSFDFGPTLLNWLERHSPEVYEKILSADGKSQKRFSGHGSAIAHPYFHVILPLANDLDKRTIVAWGVRDFERRFGRKPEGMWLPEMAVDLKTLEILADFGIKFTILSPHQAKRVKYAGKGWQETGGRINPRIPYVCRLPSGREMFILFRDDVISNDVAFGGLAKNGQELAKRLENSVSDSEIVLVAVDGETFGHHTPCGSRELSKCVEVLSGKDNVQLTIPAEYLEHNPPRAEVEIRENTSWSCFHGVERWRRNCGCNTGMHPNWSQEWREPLRKAMEWLNRHLIEIYECFSSEYLKDSWAARDDYIEILADRSPENIEKFFSKHARRRLTQEEKIKVTLLLEMERQAMQMFTSCGWFFDDISDISSIQILSQASRAMQLARQVTGIYLEGSFLEILKEARSNISQFGNGSMIYRNVVLPLKTDLKRVAANFALIFLQSEYPNSFKFYVYRIENKLHNDVQKDGHRLVAGRMKISSEATLEQEELDFVALRSNTMLAWISKAGSWNLDGILELFLENGAGAVISYFRRSGEREHTISELFDEERREMFTRLLDSELLMELRKSLMRLKFVEQGFLSGVRLLWLLALLSELRGAVEKLDFEKARSTLLELRQAGFEPCIEQVSLMRQKLRELIASSDVEKLEKMIDLLDMVRPGVDEWLVRTFAIRKLHTGSSGKEAEILRRILGGGIC; encoded by the coding sequence ATGAAATACATTTGCATCCATGGTCATTTTTACCAGCCACCCAGGGAAAATCCATGGCTTGAGGAAGTTGAGACCCAAACTTCTGCGTATCCATATCACGACTGGAATGACAAAATAAACTCCGAGTGTTACGCCCCCAACGCCTTTGCCCGCTTTATCGACGGAGATTTTGTGAGCAATTACGAATTCATGAGTTTTGATTTTGGTCCAACCCTCTTGAACTGGCTGGAGAGGCATTCTCCAGAAGTTTATGAGAAGATCTTGAGCGCCGACGGAAAATCCCAAAAGAGATTTTCTGGCCATGGTTCGGCAATTGCTCATCCATATTTCCATGTGATTCTCCCTCTTGCCAATGACCTTGACAAGCGCACAATTGTTGCCTGGGGTGTGCGGGACTTCGAAAGAAGATTTGGCAGAAAACCTGAAGGAATGTGGCTTCCGGAAATGGCTGTGGATCTGAAGACTTTAGAAATCTTGGCTGATTTCGGGATAAAGTTTACCATTCTCTCACCTCACCAGGCTAAAAGGGTGAAATATGCGGGCAAAGGGTGGCAAGAAACAGGTGGTAGAATTAATCCGAGAATTCCGTATGTCTGCAGACTTCCATCAGGCAGGGAAATGTTCATTCTTTTCCGCGATGATGTTATTTCAAACGATGTCGCATTCGGCGGCCTAGCCAAAAACGGTCAAGAATTGGCTAAAAGACTGGAAAATTCTGTCTCAGATTCTGAAATCGTTTTGGTTGCCGTAGATGGAGAAACATTTGGTCATCACACGCCCTGCGGTTCTCGGGAACTCTCCAAGTGTGTAGAGGTCCTATCCGGGAAAGATAATGTACAGCTCACGATACCGGCTGAGTATCTAGAACATAATCCCCCTAGGGCGGAGGTAGAAATTCGCGAGAACACTTCTTGGAGTTGTTTCCATGGCGTGGAAAGATGGAGGAGAAACTGTGGGTGTAACACCGGCATGCATCCCAATTGGTCGCAGGAGTGGAGGGAGCCTCTGCGTAAGGCGATGGAATGGCTCAACAGGCATCTTATCGAAATATATGAGTGTTTTTCGTCGGAATATCTCAAGGATTCGTGGGCTGCCAGGGATGATTATATTGAAATATTGGCGGATAGAAGCCCAGAAAACATTGAGAAGTTCTTCTCCAAGCACGCTCGCAGAAGATTGACCCAAGAGGAGAAGATCAAGGTTACTCTGCTGCTCGAAATGGAGAGGCAGGCGATGCAGATGTTTACAAGTTGTGGCTGGTTCTTCGATGACATCTCAGATATCTCGTCGATCCAAATACTCTCACAAGCTTCTAGGGCGATGCAGCTGGCGAGGCAGGTTACGGGTATATATCTTGAGGGAAGCTTCTTGGAAATTCTAAAGGAAGCCAGAAGCAACATTTCACAATTCGGAAACGGTTCCATGATATACCGCAATGTTGTGCTCCCCCTGAAGACCGATCTGAAAAGAGTTGCGGCAAATTTTGCTCTAATTTTCCTGCAGTCCGAATATCCAAATTCCTTCAAGTTTTATGTTTACAGAATTGAGAACAAGTTGCACAATGATGTTCAAAAGGACGGGCATAGGCTAGTGGCTGGCCGGATGAAGATCTCCAGCGAAGCAACCCTCGAGCAGGAGGAGTTAGACTTTGTTGCCTTGAGAAGCAACACTATGCTCGCCTGGATCTCCAAAGCTGGGAGCTGGAATCTAGACGGAATTCTCGAGCTTTTCTTAGAGAATGGGGCGGGTGCTGTTATCAGCTATTTCCGCAGATCTGGGGAAAGGGAGCACACCATTTCTGAACTGTTCGACGAGGAGCGAAGAGAGATGTTCACACGTCTTCTCGATTCAGAGCTTCTCATGGAACTCCGAAAATCTCTCATGAGGTTGAAATTTGTCGAGCAGGGATTTCTCTCCGGAGTTCGTCTGTTGTGGCTACTCGCTCTTCTTTCTGAACTGAGGGGAGCAGTGGAAAAGCTAGATTTCGAGAAAGCAAGATCTACACTCCTCGAGCTCCGGCAAGCCGGTTTTGAGCCATGCATAGAGCAGGTTTCTCTGATGAGACAAAAGCTTCGTGAGTTAATCGCATCCTCGGACGTAGAAAAGTTGGAAAAGATGATCGACCTACTCGACATGGTCCGACCAGGTGTTGACGAATGGCTGGTAAGAACTTTTGCCATTCGCAAGCTTCACACCGGAAGTTCCGGAAAAGAGGCTGAAATCCTGCGAAGGATACTGGGTGGTGGCATATGCTGA